The sequence gtgaaaaaatattgagtagaaagtgaataaatattgaggagaaagtgaataatagtagaaggagaagaaaatgtaagaggatttggtgttaaaagtgaagagtattggttggtatttatccaaaaaaaaaaatatcagtaatttgtgtgtatttttttaaaaaaaattcgattttttttcaattttttattgcacaaaaattgcctgccgttggattgaaggaaaaaaaagaatcggAGAGCCAATAGGCTGCCACGTGGAATGTAGCCATTGGCGGCTACTGTAGCGcgtgtttgaaatttttttttttgcaatgcACGCGctaacggtaaaaaaaatcctGGCGTTGACGACTGCCCTCGAGCGCTTGCTAGGGCTGAACTCCACCTCGGGCCAACCCAGTCTCGTGGCCCCCACCTCTTGTCCGAGCTGCCTTCTGCTGCTGGAAATCCATTTTTTTTCCGAAACACCaccccccccagcccgagtccaCCTCTtgctgctggacttgctctaatGATTGTTCCTTTGCCTGATAATAAACTTGTGACTCTATGGAAATAGTAGAAAGATTAGAAAatccagaaaaataaaaggcaaaCCAGAAATGAAAGTGTTCAACCCATTCAGAATCACAAAGGTAAAACCATCCAGAACATTATATGTATTTGTCACATTTTATGTCTCTAACTAACATTTCTGAAGAGTGTAAATAAATTTTGAACCATATTCAAAATGGATTCATACCTTCCTTCCTCATTGTAATACATCTACTCAGACTGGACTTTCTAGTCTGCATAACCTCGAATAAACTAAGGCATCGAATTCAtcgtaggaaaaaaaaaaaaaaaaaaaaggacaaaaaaattTTACATGCTAAGTACCAATTGATAACTCTAAGATCCAAAGTCATGACCCTAAAAACCAGAGGAAAGTTGGGCCAAACTCTCCCCTTCCTCAAGTGCAACTGGGTTCGATTCACGTGGGAGACAATCTTGAGACTCCCCCCTCCCTagcaaatgacaaaaaaacaaCCAGAGGACTAGAACATGATACAAAGTTTTGGCAATTGACTCAGTCTAGACTTCTATACAGAGATGAAGATTTCGAACAAAATTAATACAGAAAATGAAGAGTCAAAGACCGATTCAAAACCTAAACATGTTTGAGATCCAAGCGCATCTGCAAATTCAGTTTTGCTCTCTAAAATAGAAGAACAAATTTACCTATACTAAAGTTTACGGGACATGACAGTTAAAGCAGAGCCAAAAGAGGAGTAAGACCACAGAGCTCAGTCCTCGTTATCTTTCTCTTTAGTCTGATTTTAGCACACACAATTAGGCATGACCAAATCAAAGTGTAGTAATGCCCTTAATTTTGAATTAGGTGAGATAATAGAAGGTaagaaaattgacaaaacAATCATGTATATTTTAATAGCATCTAACATGGCTGCATAGGTGGACAACCAACTCATTAAACTATATCAGTTTTTTAGGAGATAGCCTTGGGCACAAATATACATATCtatatcattttttaaaattataatatataaatattatgttaGGTCCAAACCAATTATGATGTGTTTACAaatcaggaattgaattccaccTATAGAGGATTCCTGCGTTTACTTCACATTAATGAATTGAAAAGTAAATGGGACCCATACAAAACtaggaattgaattcttgattttggaggaattcaattcttggaTGAgaggtggtattctaatttCTGTAGAAGTTACTAACCCattatggattttttttttttttacctattatatcctcacacaattttaaaatttcaaattggccatctactttaacccaacaatGAGGACATATTAGTAATTAGCACCACTCAGACCCCAATTCTATAGGAATACGGAATCTAACTCTCCTCAattcatatggtttagtaaacaactttaataggaaTCCGaaatctaattctcctcaattcaattcaattccttctAATCTAATTATGGATTAGTAAACATACCATTATTGTAAATGTAAAAAAACTTACCTAATCATtcaattcaaaacaaaaaagaggaaactCAATAAAGGCCCACTcattataaaaacaaaaaacttgcCCAGTTActcaattcaaaattaaaaaaaaaggaaacttaaTAAAGacccaaattatttatttattttttttaaacttagAGCTTAAATCAATtaggaaattgaaaaagacATGGTAGAAAAACTTGATTATGTAAAGTTAATTGATACTTCTGAATCGAAAATATAAGACGAGTGATATTTAAGTGATGTTTTGATGAGTTTTATAAAGTTGTTGTGTAAATTACATTTTGattgtttcttttatgttacaattgtgaatttgagttcatataatattttttttaaacttactaaagaaaaaaaataacataaatatacatatagagTATAAGGCCCTATTTAGGATGTTCGCTTAGGGTCTCCAAAATGTAGAACCGCCACTGATTTcctattattttcattaattggAAAACTTAACCATAATGTTAGCCTCCCCCAATTCCCTATCTCCCTCCTTCCTCTCCTCTTCCCATTGCCAGCCAGCGCTCCACGGGATCTCTACCCCTCTCCACTCCCTCCTCCTTGGTTTTGTCGTTAATTATAGCCGTAATCCgaccttaaaaaaaatatgataagcAGAACATTACTCTTTACATGTAGATGAAATTTAGGTCATAAATACATTACAAAGtaaaaattcaacaaaccAACTAACAAATGGTCAGCGATACTTCTCATCTCAATATTAGAAGAGCACCCAAACTACGCCATTTTCTCCAAAGTGATCCAACGAAGCCCAACAAAACCGGCCTAAGGTTCATAACAACCACGTTGGGTTTTTCCAGCCACCACAATCATCCACCCACCCACAATAGAGTTTCATCATATCCAACATTAATCTCACAACACCATTTTAGCGTATACCGGTCACCCCAAACCacaactttttcatttttatcatcaagcttgtcttcttttttctcaatcCTTATCAACTCCATGTCCCTGGACCAATATTTTCTCACCACAACGCTACCACTTTCTGATACAAAGACCGTACTTAAACTCCTAGGGCGCTCTGGTGGGCCGAAAATCTTGAACTTAAAGAGCTTAGTCCATGATTCAAGCACGCCATATTCTGTCATGACCCAGAAATCAATAGAGTCACAATCACAAGGCTTGTGCTGTAATGCACACAGGCATCCTTCAAGAAGCCCTAGACACTGGAAAGGCATATCGTCAAGTTCGCAAGTAACAGGCAGAGGCACCTTCCGAAACTCCTCCTTGGCCAAATCAAAAGCAAACATATACAGTTGGTGATTCGGGAGCCAATGTAGTGCCTCATTTAAAAGAGTCCCATTATCATTTTGCATGGCTATGGACTGATCATCAGGGCCTTTCATCCTCTTCCAAACGTTGGCTCTCAATGAGAAGATCGCAACCTCCCCCTTGAAAATCAAATCAGTGACTACCACAAGTTTGTAGTCGTCAATAGCCGATACGTACCCGAAACCATAACAATCATGCAGAATACTCATTTTAATTCTTGGCCACAAACCAAAGGAACCTGTGTTAGATAATGTCTTGGACAATCCGGTTGATGGGTTCCAGATATATAACTTTTCGTGAACACCAATCGCACATACCAAGCCGTTGCAAGAGCCCAGTATCTTGGCACCATCTTCCAGCTTAAATGGGCTGACGAGCTTCCTCACTGAAGAATTGTCTCCAAACGATGGCGCTTCCAAGTCTAAGGATTCAAGTTGAGAGTCAGTTGAGAGGAGGAGTCTGCGGTTGAGGGTTTTCTGCTTGGACGCTAATTTAAAATGGGATTGCGCGAATTCTAGGTCAGAGATTACTAAAGAATGCCACCGTTTCGAAACGCAACTGAATCGGATTAAAGATTTCACCGGCAGCCTCAAGAGAATATGCACAATAATATCATCAGGGAGGGTAGTAATCGCCATTGCCGTTGcttactcttttttattagCTTTTGTTGGAAGGAACCCTAGATTTATATAGATATCTATTTGGTGGATTTTGATAAGAACTTTGCCTCTATAGATCGGGAAATAGATATATAATCTCCTGATTAAGAAATATGTAGGATgcgaaaacaaaaataaagaaactagGTCAGACAAAGAATTCCATGTGCCTTTAGGATTAGTGGGAGTTTGTCCgtatatatgaattaattcaGCTTCTCTATTTCACTTCATATATGTAACAGAAACCGCATAAAAATAAGGGTTTATTTCACTTTAGTATCTGAATTCTCACTCTTAAGGCATGTTTGTCCATGCActctcaattttaacaatcaTGTATCTTAgtctttttgattttttgcaaTCTAGTTTCAGCTATCAAAATTTATGTTAATTGCTTACGTGGTTGGGGCTAGGTCCCACCTATTTGCTTCTTTTGATGTAAgttaaagggtatttttggaCATTTGGTGCCTTCCCGCCCAAACTTGCTAAAATGTGTCATAgttttttaacaaaagtaCTTGGGGAAGACACCAATTGCTCAAAAATACCTTTCAACTGACATCGACAGAAGCAAAAATGTGGGACCCATGCTTGCCACATAGACAATTAAAGGAGATTTTGACGGCCGAAACCatattgcaaaaaataaaaaagattagGGTAATAtgattgttaaaattgagGGTGCATGGACAAATATGCCTTAAGGGTGAGAATTCAGGatactaaattgaaattaacctTAAAAATAAAGCCACTCACATGGACGTTGCGAATACAAGACCAAATGATACAATATTAAACTTactaaaaaactaaaagaggAGGAAGCATTAAACTTTAACATTTATAGAAGAATATTTACTCCTACACCCGAGGTCTTCTCCCCCTCCCTCAATATAGCATgtatgtataaaaaataaaaaataaaattgggttTTGTCTCACTCGTATAAATCTGGGTTTGGTCTCTCTTGGTActagaaagagaaagagagactgAGACTGAGAGTTACGATGGGTCACCTATGCATGGGGGCGGGGGAGGTTGGTAGGTACGGTCATGCGCGACGGGGATAAGGGTGGCGATTGTCATGGATGTTCCGGATGGGGATAGAGAATTAGGTTGGAAGTGCGTTGGTGAGAGCGGCTGGTGGAATACGGGGGTTCTGggttagtttttttatttttatttttatactttttaaaggaaattcattttttaaatattttttggtgcCAAATCAGCATTAAAAATGGAATTTATATTTGCCACGTCAGCATTTAAATGGCTAACTAAAAATGGCATCATATGAATGCATTCCTGTCTTACAAGAGGATGATTGTGGTTTTCCATAAAATGGCCAACCAAATATTTACCATTACATTTGTTCAACTTAATGGTCTTTGTTTATGTCCGAGAATTTCTAGTCAAATAATCTCATTTATCTTTTGGTCAAAAACCCTCCTTggaacaaacaaatattcttgAAGTTATTTGATCAGCGTGCTTATTCCTGTTTTCTGTATCTATTCTAATACTAAACCCGGCTCTTCGGCCATACTCATTGTAAAACTCATATGCAGCTTGTTCTCCATACCATCTCTTGGCTTATAATCTAAATCATCTTCACCAATAATCGTTGCTTCAATTGAATTATTCATTCTCAATCTATAAACAAACACAATAATGTTAATATATGATACAATGATTATAGTCAAATTTAGAACCGAGTAGATGGCACCAAAAACATTGAAGCCCAACCCAAAAGCCATAAACAcacagaaaataaataataaaaagagaaagatataGAACGTACAACTCACAAATATTACTCAAAACAACTTCATAACCACCACCAATTAGTGTCCGTTCAGAAAGAGGGTGGAGAAGCTGAAGCAAATGAAACGAAGGAAACAAAAGATGAGTAAAATAGTAGGAAAAGGGGAGACATCcagtaaaaaaaacctataaaATTGCAGAGACTTTTTAGAAgtagaagagagaagagataaaataCATGTGCAATAGGTTGGAGAAGCTGAGAGAAAgaagttataaaaaataaaaaaataataaaaacagaagaagaatagTAGAGCAGTAGGAAAGGGGGAGGTGGAATGACGTGATGTAGAAAAAAGTCTAACGATGTTAATTAAGTTTCCTTTAGGCATCTCTGGAAAGTTggattctttttatttatgaaaatgtGGTAGcattttattgattaaaaggGATTAAACAAGTACAAAAGCGACACTTTGTCCTAGAGGATTAAGCGAATATCTCTACCTATACAGGTTTATACTTGTCAGACTAACTCTGTAGTCCTTTGTCAATGAATTGGATTTTGATCCGAATCCGATCTGAATTCTATATAATTAATAGAAGATGTATTAGACTTCTCAATCTGATAGTCTGATTACATGTATATCAATCAGATAGCTCTCTTCATCTATATATGCCTTGTACATGTTGGGTTTCTAGTCTTTTTCCCTGCCGTTCAAGCCCGCCATAATCATTGACCCACAATAGAGTCTCATCGTATTCAATCAAGTCACAAATCTGATGACACCCATTTACTCTATATCGGCCATCCCAAACCACAACCTCGTCATTTTTATCATCAAGcttctctttcattttccttttcggGTAATGCTAAGCTTACcatatttttataccacattgtGTACGACCTTTCTAATAGAAGTGGAACCCATCAATACAATGAGGCCTTTCTAGTATATAATGTGGTatgaaaaatgtggtaagcctAACATTTTCCTTTTCGTCCCAATCCTTATCCACTTCATGTCTGTGGACGAACATTTGATCGCTACAACGTTAGCATTTTCAGTTACGAAGACCAGTTTGAAAGTCCAAGTGGAAATGGGGTTGCGATGGTCGAAAATCTTTAACCTAAAGATATTTGTCCAAGATTCAGGCACGTCATACTCTGTCATGACCCAGAAATCAATAGACTCACAAATATCAGACTTGCACCGTGATACACAAGCATCCCTCTAGAAGCCCTACATGGTGGAAATACATATCGTCAAATTCACTAATTACAGGCAGAGGCACCTTCCGGAACTCCTCCTTCgccaaatcaaaatcaaagataGCTTGTTCTGTATCTCGTTGGTGTTCGGAGAGCCAATGTAGTGCTTCATTTAAAAGAACCCCATGATGAGACTGCATGGGTTGGAACTGATCATCAGGGGCTTTAACCCCTTTCCAAACGTTGGCTCTCAATGAGAAGATGTCAACCTCAACCTTGACACAAAAATTAAGGGCTACCACAACTCTGTAGTCGTCAGTAGCCGATATATAACCGAAATCATTGTAAAGAGGAGACAGACGCAACATATTTTCTGACCAAGAGTCTGAAAACCCTCTTTCTGATAATTTCTTGCACAATCCTGTTGATGGGTTCcagatataattttttttatgaaaaccaAATACTGCTAAGCATACCAAGCCGTTGCATGAGCCCAGTATCTTAGTACCATAGCCCACCTTAAATGGGCAGGTATGTTTACTCACTGAAGAATTGTCTTGAAATGACCGCGCTTCCAAGTCTAAGGATCCAAGTTGAGAGGAAGTTGAGAAGAGGAGTCTGTGGTTGAGGGTTTTATGCTCCGACGCTAATCTAAAATGGGATTGTGCGAATTCTGGGTCAGAGATTACTAAAGAACGCCACCATTTCGAAAAGCAACTGAATCGGATTAAAGATTTCACCGGCAGCCTAAGGAGAATATCCACAAGAATATCATCAGGGAGGGTAGTCTTGAATGAAGAATACTTGAATGACGCTTCTAGTTGCAATTTCCTAAAAATAATCCTATAAAATTAATAACCAAAAGCCTATGTCCCGTTGCAATTGCCACCCATGCACACTAAAACCACCAACTAGTTTCTTCGACCAACAGATAATTACAGGAAGCAAGTAACACGGAACTAATGGAGAATGTTAATttaaaaatgtaataaaaatgCAGGAACCAAGTGTTTGCCTTTGGGTTAGATGCTGACATTCTAATATGGATGCATGTTACCCAGTATTTGGCCCATTGGCAAATGTTATGTTAGTAGTTTCTAAAAAATTTGCGAAACCCACTTTCATTAATAGACGTATCAGTGACTAGTGAATAAAATTCTAGATGTATACGTTGGAGATGGTAACCTTGCATTAATAGTTTAAATGATCTTGAGTCTCTCCACTCATTACCCGTTGATTTTAGATTGGATCTCATATTCTAATAATTTTTACATGTAAAACCTAAGATGACAAATACCACATGCACTTTTCCGAATCATAAACAATTTCAACCATTGTCATTCCAATCTTGCACATTACATCTAATTAAAGAAACACGAACTAATATAAAAGTTTGGTAAATGAGATGACTCAATCTACTTCAATGGAGAACACGAACTAATAATACAGTTCAAAGAAAACACAACGATCCATCCTGAAGTTGGTACTGGAAAAGGCCAACAACTGCAACAGATTCGGAGGATAATCGAGCAGAATTTGAGTTGCAAAGCTAGCTATCAGTCTTCACATGCACACAAGAAATAAACTGAGTTATAAGGAAATCAAAGTGTAGATAACTTTAATTTGTAATAAGACGAGAAAATAAGATCTGCGAATCAATATATAGCATCAATTTTATTTGCTTATTTTTATCTCTCTATTCAGCCTTTGCTAATGAACATGTTTCTAAAATATGGAAAACGATTTTCTCTGAGTCATAATGAGCAGAACTTATATGGATTTGTATCATTTCAAGTCACAAACTTTAACCTAGCTAGAAGAGAATTAAATGGTGTTTTGTACATGAGTTAAAATGAGAGTACTCTGATTACTCACTCATCTGAACTGAAACAATTTTAATACCTATTGCATAATAACATCAGATAATTGGTAGTTGTTTGGAGTAATCTTGTGAGCTAACATATTAATGCTGTATGAAAACAATATGACGAGTAATAGAAatcatgaaaataaaaaataaagcagaAGATAAACATGTTCAACCTCTTCAGAATAAAAAGATTAAACCATCTtgaatatttgattttataaataCTTCGAGCACATTAGTGGCATGTTTACTTATCAAGAAGGGGTATGAGAATTATTCCACTTTCTACTTCTCTTGTGTTTACTAGCTCAGGAACTAGATTGATTAGGGGTAGTAGTTGATCCCATTTTCATTCCTCACTCCCTATTCCTAACTTTATGTTTcttcgtccaaaaaaaaaaaattatgttctCAATTACTTCCCCCATTCCTAATAGTTGATCGCATGCTCATTCATCTCTCCCCTATTCCTAACTTTCCCAATTCATAACTTCCCATTTCTAGGTTCTACGTCTTCTATGTGTTTTAACCAATCATATATGAAGAGGCTAAATGAATTTGAATCATATTTCGAAATGGATCCATACCATCCACATTGTGGATACATCTATTGTACATATCTAGTTAGATTAACCCTCTAGTCTCTAGAAACCTCCAATAAACCATGGCACTGAATTAATCCCATGAAATCTGACACCTTGGGTGTGTGTCTTTGACAAATTTTTCCAAAGACAACACTCATATATGTTGTCCAAAAAAAGCGTGAAGCATacacatcaaaagaaaatcatgttttgagtttcaaaggcattatccaaaaattaaataatcaatAACAATGAATTAGCAGAACATAAACAAGTAACAATTTAAAATGCATATGAAGagcaacaaaaacaagaaggtCAAAGATTCAAATGAAGAGTAACAAACCAGAATTTCGGCACAGGCAAAGCAATCATGCCCCCtcttcattatttttggtGGAAGCCCCCTCTTCATTAATTTGGGTAGAATCCCGCTCTTCATTTCCGCCTTGTGTTGGGTTTTCGTACTCAATAAGCGAAAGCAGGCTCTCATCATATTGCACCACTTCTTCCAAAACCTCCCCAGCTGGATATTGGCGACTGGTAACGACGACGTTTTCAAGCTTCTCAATCCTTATCAACTCATTTTTGTCATAGCATATCGCCACAACTGTGCCACTTTCAGTATGGAACACCGTCTTCAAACCCCTTAATGGATTAATATCAGGAAGACCGAGATCACCGTCAACACTATACTTAAATAGCTTAGTCCAAGATTCATGAACACCATATTCTTTCATCGCACAGAATTCGATATACATCTTATCCGCCGTCCAAAGCCATAGACAAAGGGATCCTCCCAGAAAAACCCCTATATGTGTCCAATACCTCTGATCCATGTCCATGATCTCCAGGTCGGGTTCCAAATAGACATATTTTCATAAGAACCGACATACAAAGACCAAACCATTGCACGATCCCAGAAAACGTAAATGGCCCGGTTCATTGAATGGGGAGCTCAGCCTTCTAACCCCAGAATTGTCTCCGAACGACCTTGTTTCCAAGTCTATTGATTCGAGTCCGGAGGTCTGGGTGGAAACGAGGAGTCTGTGGCTGAGGTTTTGCTGCTCTCTCGCTAGATTGTAGTGGGTTTTGGCAAACTCCGGATCACTGATTATTGTCGAAAGCCACTGTTTTGAAACGCAGCTGAATCTGATTAAGGATTTTACTGGAAGCCTGTGGAGAATTCTGAGTGTCATTTCTTCAGGTATGTGTTGCTTGAACTTCTTAACCGGCATTGtccttaattttttcttttgtccgGCTGGAACCCTTGATTTGGAGAAAGCTGATAGAGGGTGAGCCGATCTAGGGCTAGGTGGATTTTGACACAAACCTGCTTGATCTAGAGACACTAGAAGAAACAGATCTAACCataaaaatcaacaaacaTGTAAGATCTATaaacaaacataaagaaactgATTTCCAGCAGCAGctgaaaatctaaattttaCCTGTGATTAggtatgagagagagagagagagagagagagagagagagagagagagagagagagagagagagagagagaaaaaagaaatagcaGGGCAATATCGAGCTGGAAGAAGAGATGTCGAAGAGTGTAGAAGATTATGAAGAAAAGCTCGAGTATACTGAGCCTGAAGAAGTTGGTAACGCTTTCGCTGACACACCAACCTCCCCTATTTtaacatttatttttggtacaGCGTGCATCTTCCTCTAATTTAACGTCTTGCAAAAGGATAAGGCTATGTAGTTTATATGGAAATGCAGAATAAGGTCTACCTCTGAGATCTCAATCCCAGATATCTCACAGACTGGTGTAGTTCTTGGAATAtggatgttttttttttttttttttttgaggtcctttcctattgaaaggggcgatagcatattaaactcacacacacaacacggatgctaggactcgaacccaggaccttgcctgagggagtaaatactccaaaccagtacactagtgggtcctttgcatggatgttatttttaaatgatGAAACAATTGCTATTTTTCCCGCTAAACCGGTTCCCGCGAGTATTCCTTATACGCTccgttttcattttttgccATGTAACAAATTCGCTATCAATATATACATTTAATAATGCTAGAAACactaaatttgattttcaaattatGTGATATATGCCACCACGACATTAAGATTTAACTAATTAACCAAATCCAACTTGGATTACGATTTAGTTAATATCTTTTTGGAAGGAAACTAAAAAACTTACGACTTTATTTATCACAAGCCCTATAATTATCCCTAAATGATCAAGCTTGATGTTGTGCCATCCTTCCCAACATCACCCCCCGTGCATTTTCAGTTGTTATATAAGTTATAATATTGGTTAGCTATAATAGAATATAtacaagttttttgtttttgtttttgtttttgtttttatacaagcgatattctactttaatctaatcCAAACTAAGGGGATGGGGATTCGAACTCGAGTGTAGAGTCAGGAGCACAACTGCTATAACCAACTTGGTTAAGCCCATGTCTACTAATAGAACATATACAAGTTGACAATACTATTTGTTAATTCTAATATAAATGTATTAATAGAAGGGACAAATTCTAGAATTAATTGAGTTTACTACGTAATTgtacaaataaaatttatggTGTTTTAGATTGTCCAGCAACATATATGCCAATGGATAATACCTAAGTAGATTGTCAATTAACTCAGTTTTCTGAGTTCAAAGctcattttttaacagttgaTTGAAAAGAATCAAATCTCTCCTTTCGTTGGTACTTAGTTTAGCTTTGAAACAATTCTATTAGTTATTCTGATTTAAATTATGTAGCGATTAAATATTAGATGAAATTCATTATCACAAGTGAGTTAAtttgaaacccaaaaaataaatcttgCTAGAGAATTAAGAAcaatttcaataaataaataaactttgctatagattaaaaatatgaaattcatttgtttcttttcttctttaaaatattaatatatgttgcttaatttaaataattagtATCAGGTTTTAGCTGTGCATCAAATTGATGGCAATgcttagatattttgttttgagaaaaatattgtGAGCAAAGGACATCCTTAAGCATAATGCAATTAGTTAATTACATGAACATCAAGATTTAATAGATATTCAATTGCAAAGAGGCTCTGCTAGATGTTGACATTAAAGAATGATGCAAGACTAGCTCTATCATCACCACTTGGCTCTACTGATATTCACCCACTAGGCTCTACTGGATGTTGACATTGAAGgcactaaaaaataaattaaaatgtttatgattaaaattaatataaaattgacATAATATCAAGCAGTAGATGTGAGTTAAGTCAGTTGACTATACCCGACTCCCGAGTTTGATCCCCTACGCTTACACAGCTTAAAACATCACcttgtgaaaaataaaattagataaaAGAAGACACAGAAACTAAACAGAAGCCCAAACAAAAGACATCgaccaaaattattttttaaccCTTATATTTTGGCTTGCGGTCCTGAAGGGTGCTAAACATGGGAAGGAACTAGTCTTATAGTTGGCTTAGATGAACCAGCTTTCATGTGCCTTGCAAAACTTTCGCCACCTTTTGAAAACATGCATAGCCGAGAGAGACCTCTTTACAGGCAAATCTCTCCATGCACTATATTTCAAGTCCCTCCTTCCTCCTTCCACATACCTTTCCAACCACTTCATCCTCCTTTACTCCAAATGTGGCCGTCTCTCCTCTGCTCGGAACGCCTTCGACCAGACCCAAGAACCCAATGTCTTCTCCTTCAATGCTATCGTCGCTGCGTATGCGAAAGAGTCCCATACCCACATTGCCCACCAAATGTTTGATAAAATTCCCCATCCGGACTTGGTCTCCTATAACACCCTCATTTCTGCTTATGCCGATCGCGGCGAGACTGAACCGGCGTTGAGTTTGTTTACTGGGATGAGAAACATGGGTCTTGACATGGATGGGTTTACCATCTCTGCTGTGATCACGGGATGTTGTGATGATATCGGTTTGATTAGGCAGTTGCATTCGGTGGCGGTGTCAGGTGGTTTTGATTCATATGTTTCGGTAAACAATGC comes from Prunus dulcis chromosome 6, ALMONDv2, whole genome shotgun sequence and encodes:
- the LOC117630449 gene encoding F-box/kelch-repeat protein At3g23880-like; protein product: MAITTLPDDIIVHILLRLPVKSLIRFSCVSKRWHSLVISDLEFAQSHFKLASKQKTLNRRLLLSTDSQLESLDLEAPSFGDNSSVRKLVSPFKLEDGAKILGSCNGLVCAIGVHEKLYIWNPSTGLSKTLSNTGSFGLWPRIKMSILHDCYGFGYVSAIDDYKLVVVTDLIFKGEVAIFSLRANVWKRMKGPDDQSIAMQNDNGTLLNEALHWLPNHQLYMFAFDLAKEEFRKVPLPVTCELDDMPFQCLGLLEGCLCALQHKPCDCDSIDFWVMTEYGVLESWTKLFKFKIFGPPERPRSLSTVFVSESGSVVVRKYWSRDMELIRIEKKEDKLDDKNEKVVVWGDRYTLKWCCEINVGYDETLLWVGG